In a genomic window of Akkermansiaceae bacterium:
- a CDS encoding GNAT family N-acetyltransferase, with the protein MKTKKLSAKTRQVMQDWTPISPPADPSTLREEVDALTASGRGALATQGGLEVYLAPAPSIPVVMHEIGRLRETTFREVGEGTGKALDLDEYDPHYLHLFLWDPKLGQIAGGYRMGRTDLILAEFGPRGLVTASGFEFEQPFLDFLSPGLELGRAFVAAGYQRSMYPLALLWKGIGSFITRYPRYHKLFGSVSISDDYTRISQDIIVRYMRNTHKNLTLARWVHPLHAYHEMPDFPEGDDISARLQNIEQVSARIAAGEPDGKGVPVLLRQYLKLNATLLEFSVDPEFNNSLDALVLVDLKQAPTRMVERYLGKEGCKALGMQ; encoded by the coding sequence ATGAAAACAAAAAAGCTAAGCGCGAAAACAAGGCAGGTCATGCAAGACTGGACACCCATTTCACCACCGGCTGACCCCTCGACCCTGAGGGAGGAGGTGGATGCACTCACGGCAAGCGGTCGGGGCGCCCTCGCCACGCAAGGTGGCCTGGAGGTCTACCTTGCCCCTGCGCCGTCCATCCCGGTGGTGATGCACGAGATCGGGCGACTCCGTGAAACCACCTTCCGCGAAGTTGGCGAGGGTACGGGAAAGGCGCTGGATCTCGATGAGTATGACCCGCATTACCTGCACCTGTTTCTGTGGGACCCGAAACTGGGGCAAATTGCCGGGGGCTACCGGATGGGTCGAACCGACCTGATCCTGGCGGAGTTTGGTCCCCGTGGCTTGGTGACGGCCTCGGGTTTTGAGTTCGAGCAGCCGTTTCTGGATTTCCTGAGTCCCGGGCTCGAGCTTGGCCGGGCGTTTGTTGCCGCCGGTTACCAGAGGTCGATGTATCCGCTCGCATTGCTTTGGAAGGGTATCGGCTCCTTTATTACCCGTTACCCGCGCTATCACAAACTTTTCGGCAGCGTGAGCATCAGTGATGATTACACCCGGATTTCCCAGGATATCATCGTCCGCTACATGCGTAACACCCACAAGAACCTGACGCTCGCGCGCTGGGTGCATCCGCTGCACGCGTACCATGAGATGCCGGATTTTCCTGAAGGGGATGATATCAGTGCAAGGCTCCAAAACATCGAGCAGGTGTCGGCCCGGATTGCAGCTGGCGAGCCCGACGGAAAAGGGGTGCCCGTCTTGCTGCGCCAGTACTTGAAACTCAATGCCACCTTGTTAGAGTTTTCCGTCGACCCGGAGTTCAACAACTCGTTAGATGCCCTGGTGTTGGTTGATCTCAAACAGGCACCCACAAGGATGGTCGAGCGCTATCTGGGAAAGGAGGGTTGCAAGGCACTGGGAATGCAGTAG
- a CDS encoding 1-acyl-sn-glycerol-3-phosphate acyltransferase: MSQLNPDDTHDTQDSAARRSMDVGYVFPSLNRSGWRGSLKDALNRVLGVQQAYQIFERAEQKQTEGCTNVFLAALEEVAMTMDYGDLVDRIPSSGAAIVVANHPFGGADAIALTGLCARKRPDTRVLANAITAELPGTEKWTIPLEILGETGATQSNRGAMKQSLSLLRSGGILVVFPAGAVSRWRRDLGRVADPEWTDHVARLAAKTGVPVLPVRFFGKNPPWFEFLGAIHPILRSALIVRVFLAGRGQKVMCRPGSSIGSESLVRLGDTAKMTAAIRSAVESIPEP; this comes from the coding sequence GTGAGCCAGCTGAACCCAGACGACACGCACGATACACAAGACAGCGCAGCTCGACGCTCCATGGATGTCGGGTATGTCTTTCCATCCTTGAACCGTTCCGGCTGGCGCGGTTCTCTCAAAGACGCGCTCAACCGGGTGTTGGGCGTGCAACAAGCCTATCAGATATTTGAGCGCGCCGAGCAAAAACAGACCGAGGGCTGCACCAATGTGTTTCTGGCAGCCTTGGAAGAGGTTGCTATGACCATGGATTACGGCGACCTTGTCGACCGGATACCGTCGTCAGGCGCCGCCATCGTCGTGGCAAACCACCCCTTTGGCGGTGCAGACGCGATTGCGCTTACCGGGTTATGCGCCCGGAAGCGACCGGATACCCGTGTCCTGGCGAATGCGATCACGGCGGAACTACCGGGCACAGAAAAGTGGACGATACCTCTGGAAATTCTTGGGGAAACGGGAGCCACCCAATCAAACCGAGGGGCGATGAAACAGTCGCTGTCCTTATTGCGCTCAGGTGGTATACTGGTCGTCTTTCCTGCGGGCGCCGTATCGAGGTGGAGGCGTGATCTTGGTCGGGTTGCCGATCCGGAATGGACTGACCACGTGGCCCGGCTTGCGGCGAAAACAGGTGTGCCGGTGCTGCCGGTGCGCTTTTTTGGCAAAAACCCGCCCTGGTTTGAATTTCTGGGTGCGATCCATCCGATATTGCGCTCAGCTCTCATCGTCAGGGTGTTTCTGGCTGGTCGTGGCCAAAAGGTGATGTGCCGTCCGGGCAGCTCCATCGGCTCAGAATCCTTGGTTCGACTGGGTGACACGGCGAAGATGACCGCGGCAATCAGGTCGGCGGTGGAATCGATCCCCGAGCCGTGA
- a CDS encoding acyl-CoA thioesterase: MFFDTDCAGVVHNIAYLRMVETCRTRLGAKMGMDFASMEKSQLYPVVLRTEIDYRRPAKLGDKLVIHGRLEKLERVRFWCSFVMTREGDDTALITCRQSLAMVLMDQDKVGKPQRLPEDWHHRWDQIRNIRD; encoded by the coding sequence ATGTTTTTCGATACCGACTGCGCTGGTGTCGTGCACAACATCGCCTACCTCAGGATGGTTGAAACCTGTCGCACCCGCCTCGGCGCCAAGATGGGGATGGACTTTGCAAGTATGGAAAAAAGCCAACTCTATCCGGTTGTCCTGCGCACCGAGATTGATTACCGCCGGCCTGCCAAGTTGGGCGACAAGCTGGTGATCCATGGCCGCCTGGAAAAGCTCGAGCGTGTCCGCTTCTGGTGTTCCTTCGTGATGACCCGCGAAGGGGATGACACAGCACTCATCACATGCCGGCAATCCCTGGCCATGGTGCTTATGGATCAAGACAAGGTCGGAAAACCACAACGTCTGCCCGAAGACTGGCATCACCGCTGGGACCAGATCCGTAACATCAGGGACTAA
- a CDS encoding RNA-binding protein, producing the protein MKNDDLLHTEKILADRKTFYLDLKENARGKVVKITEEVSGNRDTIMVPAEILADFIDALTDIQATANGE; encoded by the coding sequence ATGAAGAACGATGATTTGTTACACACTGAGAAAATACTCGCCGACCGCAAAACCTTCTATCTCGACCTCAAGGAAAATGCACGGGGTAAAGTGGTAAAGATCACGGAAGAGGTTTCTGGTAATCGCGACACGATCATGGTGCCAGCGGAAATACTTGCGGACTTCATTGATGCGTTGACTGACATCCAGGCGACAGCCAACGGGGAGTAG
- the ribD gene encoding bifunctional diaminohydroxyphosphoribosylaminopyrimidine deaminase/5-amino-6-(5-phosphoribosylamino)uracil reductase RibD, whose translation MPERKIDDQWMQLAIDEARKGIGLTSPNPPVGAVIVKGDTLLGKGWHTRAGRPHAEREAIANALSQHPVDEIHGATIYVTLEPCSSHGRTPPCTQGILDAGIKRVVYGAEDPNPDHSGRAKQLLEREGVRVTSGICETDCQSLIRPFSKRQRTGLPWVLIKSAISLDGRITRPPGEGQWLSSPESRAVVQKLRHQSDAIITGGNTLRRDNPALTVRTNSLPLKEQPWRMVITRGSSSSLPNNLQLFTDAHAHRTLVQEQGDLRAALLTLVDKGCNSVLVEAGGTLMAAFLSAGLVDEVAIFYAPMITGGPDSGFAGIPCGTKLRNQTFTRIGDDILLNAFVC comes from the coding sequence ATGCCAGAGAGGAAAATCGACGACCAATGGATGCAGCTCGCCATTGACGAGGCACGCAAAGGTATTGGCCTGACATCTCCCAACCCCCCGGTTGGAGCTGTGATTGTCAAGGGTGATACGTTGTTGGGAAAGGGCTGGCACACCAGGGCGGGAAGACCACATGCAGAGCGTGAAGCCATCGCCAACGCGCTCAGTCAACACCCGGTCGATGAGATTCACGGTGCCACCATCTACGTCACCCTCGAGCCCTGCTCAAGCCATGGACGAACCCCACCCTGCACCCAGGGTATCCTTGATGCCGGTATCAAACGCGTTGTCTATGGAGCCGAAGACCCGAATCCAGACCACTCGGGCCGGGCAAAACAACTCCTCGAACGGGAGGGTGTCCGGGTTACCTCCGGTATCTGTGAAACGGATTGTCAGTCGCTGATCAGGCCGTTTTCAAAACGACAACGCACAGGGCTGCCGTGGGTACTCATAAAGTCGGCCATCAGCCTGGATGGCCGGATCACCCGCCCGCCGGGTGAGGGTCAATGGCTCAGCTCACCGGAATCACGGGCTGTGGTGCAAAAACTTCGCCACCAGTCGGACGCGATTATCACGGGCGGGAACACACTACGCCGCGACAACCCCGCACTCACCGTCAGGACTAACAGCCTGCCACTCAAAGAGCAACCCTGGCGTATGGTCATCACCCGCGGCTCCAGCTCAAGCCTACCTAACAACCTGCAACTATTTACGGATGCACATGCACACCGCACCCTGGTACAGGAACAGGGTGACCTGCGGGCTGCGCTACTAACACTCGTCGATAAAGGATGTAACTCGGTGCTCGTCGAGGCCGGAGGCACGCTGATGGCGGCGTTTCTCAGCGCGGGTCTGGTAGACGAAGTCGCCATCTTCTACGCGCCCATGATCACCGGTGGCCCCGACAGCGGATTTGCCGGTATCCCATGTGGGACCAAACTACGAAACCAGACATTCACCCGCATCGGCGATGATATCCTGCTCAATGCTTTTGTGTGTTGA
- a CDS encoding PspA/IM30 family protein has translation MFKRIGNLIKGFFGLFIGGIEKRNPEALLDVEKENLRKQISEFNKGLATHAALVEKLISQTNKLDKEEKELRAKTTANLKAGNRKVAGEYAMKLQTVDKEHDEMLSQLEAAEQRYKELVKARDVSVKTAKKKIEELSRNIDDMKVQKAMAELNEMASGMISEIGGSGDTLNRLEEMVDDERNKAAGRARVARDSINMDDINMQVAEEDALAEMALADFAAAEGIELEKTGTTPEQAPKSETTKGTMGPEVTE, from the coding sequence ATGTTCAAACGCATCGGCAACCTTATCAAGGGCTTCTTCGGCCTGTTCATCGGCGGTATCGAAAAACGCAACCCGGAAGCGCTTCTGGATGTGGAAAAAGAGAACCTTCGCAAGCAGATCTCCGAGTTTAACAAAGGCCTCGCCACCCACGCCGCCCTGGTCGAAAAACTGATCTCCCAAACAAACAAACTCGACAAGGAGGAAAAGGAACTGCGCGCCAAGACCACCGCCAACCTCAAGGCGGGTAATCGCAAGGTCGCTGGCGAGTATGCCATGAAGCTGCAAACCGTGGATAAAGAACACGATGAAATGCTCTCTCAACTCGAGGCCGCCGAGCAGCGATACAAGGAGCTGGTCAAGGCCCGCGACGTCAGCGTCAAGACCGCGAAAAAGAAAATCGAGGAACTCTCGCGTAATATCGACGATATGAAGGTGCAAAAAGCCATGGCCGAACTCAACGAAATGGCGTCCGGTATGATCTCGGAAATCGGCGGCTCGGGGGATACCCTCAATCGTCTTGAGGAAATGGTCGACGACGAGCGCAACAAAGCCGCAGGCCGCGCCCGCGTTGCCAGGGACAGCATCAATATGGACGATATCAATATGCAGGTCGCCGAAGAGGACGCCCTCGCAGAAATGGCACTCGCCGACTTCGCAGCTGCCGAAGGCATTGAACTCGAGAAAACCGGGACTACCCCCGAGCAGGCACCAAAATCAGAAACCACCAAAGGCACCATGGGGCCGGAGGTGACGGAGTGA